From the Papaver somniferum cultivar HN1 chromosome 2, ASM357369v1, whole genome shotgun sequence genome, the window ataagtcttgatttctagtctacttatagctaagtctcagattaggatagtaaatgtagttgagctttagacttcacgacgttcatcgaatgaagacgaagaactactctatctttataaactccttgatgaatgcatttagtttcggctatatgattacatctaaccaaagttgatatgtggttatcttttggtcatgaagtatctctatgaaaatttcattaggatcccactagttttcgtacctttgccaatttatattgacaaaaaaggggataagtaatgtgtagttcactctacaaatacatatggttcacagatcattatgcaagggggagtggttttcatgggagatgaagtattgactaagggggactggtacatatcaccatactattgttgtgaaagttgtgatacaattgaactttgatgttgtgtaataatactatgacactgtataacaatgattgagagctattgttttctcattgttatagctacggatcttcaagaaCTATGATGCTGacttgaacacatttagaatcattggattacttggaagtggcgaagatttcaagtaatgttgaaggaccaaggagatcaagcatttggatgagaagctacaaagtttatttattttgtaatccatatgtattgatagtattgtcactaaaattgacaaaggaggagattgttagatcactgctcggtcgaactcgcaagcgttgctatctcgaacttgtttgtcaagtttagtttacaaaactataagtcttgatttctagtttacttatagataagtctcggattaggatagtaagtgtagttgagctttaaacttcacgacgttcatcgaatgaagacgaagaactactcaatggaacttgtggaacttcatcaaaaaaaaggtatctggagacttgaactcatctatcaatcaaaaatctatctactctatctcctatttgagacaaaagtcctattcctatatagacttcaatcatacacatttgatatttcgagcggagtttatctcgcttatctatttctcaaaatatgtgttggtaagctttcgctttaaccaagttcatccttTATTCTTgataaaagtcaaaagatgatcatgagaAAATCGTCTTGTAAcgttttacatgatttgtgtgagacagtcatgtagactcggaatatttcgtattgatcattcgatcacttgaaaattgctttgaagctaataatttgtgtgagacatctattatcgtctttgttagagcattgctcggtcgaactcgcatggttgctatctcaagcatgtttttcaatgttagtgatcaaaactataaagtcttgatttctagtctactgtagctaaggtctcggactaggatagaaagtgtagttgagctcaagaactccatggaaatcatcatacaagacgaaggactactcaaggaaccggtggatcttcatcaactaaaaggtatgtggagacttgaatttatctatcactcaaaagtctatctactctatctcctatcttgagacaaaattcgttttgctatatataattagattatacacatttgatatttcgagccgagtctatctcgcatatctatttatcgaaatatgtgttggtaagctttcgctttaaccaagttcatctttacctagtgacgaaagtcatgatatgtttcaatcactttgagaattgctctgacgaaaaatggtttgtgaataacaactatataacgtcctctgagaatgtttcaatgattgaaatgagagtttagattatataaccattgatggatataagcattggaAAATGAGTTCAAAAAAACAATGAAGGTGAACATTAAGTACCATACATCCTGGAGAGCAAAAAATATTGTGTTGCAGAATCTTTATGGCAGCTATGAGGAGCAGTACAAGAAAATTCCTGCATTCTGTGAAATGATGAAGGTAACATTACTTTGTTGTAATGGTTAATGTTTGTCTTTAGTTAGAGAAACATGACTTAATATTACAAATTATATGGCATTAACATTACTTAGTTATAATTGCAGGAAAAAATACCTGGCAGTGTAGCTAGTTTCTCATATGGAAGCACAAACAACACATTCTTGTCAATGACACTCTGCTTCAAGCCTGTTATAGAAGGATTCTTGGATGGATGTAGGAAAATCATTGGATTGGATGCTTTCCATTTGTATGGGAAGTATGGTGGTGTGTTAATGGTTGCAACAGGTCTAGATGGTCAGAATGGTTTAGTTCCTCTTGGTATAATGGTGTGCAGGAATGAAACCATTGAGAATTGGAAGATATTTCTCAAAGACTTGAAAGCTATACTGGGTGAAAACTTGCATTTCACCATTATATCAGACAAGCAGAAGGGGATTAGTGAAGCTTGTGACAAATACTTTTGCTTGGATGAGCACAGATTATGTTTCAGGTAATGTTATACTATTGTTAATCTATTTCCTTTTTTAATATTTCCTAATAATATCAGTTCAATGACTAACTATTACTTGGCTACTTGGCAGACATTTGATGAAGAATTTAAAGAAGTATTTCAAGTCATACAGCTTACGCACTCATTTCTGGAATGCTGCCAAATGTTACAAGAAGAGACACTATCAGGTATTCTCATTTCTCAGAACAATATAATGTAATTGCAAGTATTACAAACATGAGTTTAATActatttatgtttgtttttagCAACACATGGATAAATTGTTTGCTGGGGATGATAAAGCTGCACTGTATCTCCTAGATCAAAAACCTGAATGTTGGTCTAGGTCTcatttctcaaatgatagcaagTGTAAGCACATTAACAATAATTTCTCAGAATCTTTCAACAACATGGCCAAGCCCTTCAGGGATAAGCCTATCATTACACTTGGACAAATGTATGCTAGCCTGGTGGTGGGTCTTTTCTTCAAGAGGAGGAATGAATGTGAATAGTGGCAGGATGGTCAGATAGTGCGAAAGGCAATGAAGCTGATTACAAAGATGCGGGACTTAACTCATCTGTTTGAGTTAACTGGAGCTGTAAGGGGAAAGGTGTATGAGGTCAAGAGTGTTCATGATGTTGTGTTTGTTGTGGATATTCCCAAAAAGACATGTAGTTGTTTGCAGTGGCAGCTGAGGGGATTTCCCTGTCAACATGTTGTATGTGCTTTAACACCTTTGAGACCAAACTGGGCTGAGTAAGTCACCCTCTCTTTTCATTCCAGAGTTTCATTCCtatgttttgatttgttatgttCCCTTTATTTTTCCTTGCTCAATCTTGTAAACTGATAATTTGTGGATCTGCTTGTCTGATTTCATGTTGTAGCTACTGTGACCCTGTGTACAGTGTGTAATATTACAAAAAGACATATGCTCCAGAGTTTGAACCACTGTCAGCTGAAATTGACTGGGTAAGAGCATTagttttattaaaaataaagatattGATTAAATAATAACAAAGATTCTTTTAGGGTTTCATACATGCTTTATATAGTACACAACCTTTAAGGGTTTCATATCTTAACCAATATCTTCTCTTTCATTGTGTAGAATATATTGGTAGAGTTCATTAATCCTAAAGGCCAAGGAAGAAGAGGATTCCTTCTTATGATAAAGCTGTAAgtgtgaagaaaatgagaaagcgTAAGAAGTGTGGAGTTAATGGTCACTATGCAGTAGCTTGTGGTGGTGGAGAGGTTGGAAAGAATCCAAAGGGAAACAAGCCTAGAACCTGTGTTGATGGCTCAACATCATCTACTTATGTCCCTGAACCATCAAAAAGGAAGTACAACAGAAAGAAACTAGTTGTCAGTTCTTCTGCAGGTGCATCTACTACTGCTAAGGATGGAATGAAGAACAACAACAGTTCCAAAACATGTGTTAGTGAATCTTCTAAACAAGGTGCTGCAAAATCAGGCCAAGGGAGTAAGAGAAAGGCTTCTTCTCAACCTGCTTTCAATCAGAATAACAAACATGTTGGATCTCGTAACAACAAAGTCACCTTCACAGTTGCATATccaaagggaaagaagaagaaaccaaaaaagTACATGAAAATCTGATTCTATGTTTGTGTTGATTgattttgtgtttcaatttggttatcttttgtgaaaggatgaatggatgcttttgtaagacaatgcaagttatgaaattaaaataaatttatcATAAAATTGTTGCAGGCTACATtttcatatttttattaaattccttgcatatttcaTACACTTTACTCTTCATTGTTTCTTTGCTTTTAATGACAAGAGCATCTGAAGCCCATTTGAATGCATCACAGGATTTCTTCTTGCACACAAGGTATGCTATGTTGAAATTATGTTGATTTTTACATATCTTCAGTTCTAATTGAGAGTTGCAGTGGTCTTTAAAGCATTTTTGAAGCTTCGGTGGACAGTTTGTAACACTGTGATTGTCTTCTCCACAGGCAATACAACCATGAGCTGATAGAAGCTTCATTGGAAGTGCTGAAGAATGGGAAGAAGCTTGAGAAAACCACTCAAAGTAGTTTCAGGTAGGATTCAAGCATTTCAAGAACAACTCTCCATTACTTACATCTGTTTTAGACCTCAACAAAGCTCTTACTCCATTACAAGGTACATGTTTGCACCTTGAATAAACCCATGGACATGCCTTTGTTTCATGATCTTCTTCCATTTCACACATTAAACACGCTATCATACTACTTGAAGTACTTGCTTTGTCATTCATACCACCACCCATTTTTTCAGATCGGAAAATGAAGAGAAGCAGATTTATGTGGTTGTGGAGATGTTCatttatggagaagaagataagacTGCCACGTAAGTAGTGCCACGGAAGCAGTGCCAGGTAAGCGGTGCCACGTACTTAGTGCCACTCACGCACTATGTGGTGACGTATACAGAGTCAACACACATCTGGTTGGGTCACAATAACCGATTcaaaggacttttaggtctttttagttacagctaacggtgctaactttccatccatcacttttggtcaaaacttgtctagttttgcaataaataaaaaaacaggcctagTTTTGCAAACCATAAAAAAAACAGGCATGTTTTTGTAAAAAGCCCTATTTTATATAAGAGAGAGGATCCATGGACAATCTTATATTACATTATCCATACAAGATtgaactaatttttttttaaatcaaattatattgaatttgaatttaatattttgatgatatgttcctcttattaaACTCTAGATTCCTACCAACAATAAGCAGAGTACGATATACCAAACATCGCCATCTACCGACTgaaatttcaaccgttaattttcaactgttgattttcaaagtggtagaggatggtgttatacgtctcgtatttttttcattttttgtaggaatcaggaatttaataagaaaaacatatcatcaaaatattttgttcaaaTTTATTGTCGTTTAGACTCTAAAGAAAAATTGGTTGAATCTTGTATGAATAGTGTACATATAAGAATGTCCATGGATCCTTTCTTTTTATTAGGGACAACCAATTTAATTAGTAAAAATAATAAAGTattattagttaaattaaatgaGTAAGATTAAAAATTTATAGACTAGAGTTAtttgattaaaaataaaaattatgctGGTTAATTAAATGAAGAAGTTTATGAGAAAATGGGAAGATTAAGGTTTGAAAGTATTTTAGAGACTCTAAAAAACTTAAATAAGTGATTCTTCAAATTGGTGCTTGGTTTGTTGAAAATAACTTTATAAACTTAAATATATCTTAGAGTCGATGTGGTATTCATTAGTTAATCATGACGATTCTCTATAATCGGTATCTGTGTTGATTAGTTAACCATACATAATCTCAACAGTCGGCATGGATTTTGAATACACGCCATGTCGATTGTTTAACATTTTTACCCATAAATTTTAGGCAAAAGCATTACCATCGGCATAGACTAGTTGATGAATACCATGTCAACTGTTCAACATTTTCTTATAGTTCTCCGTATGATCATTACAATCGGCATAACCGGTAAAATTCGACAATGTtgaatgttgacatcttttcataatattttttctttaacttTTAGGTTAACATTATCGTCAGTATAGTCGACATTACATTCTTCGAATACGTATAATTGTTTAAGATTCATACTCGATTTAAGATTGATAACACTTTATActcaatctaaaatcaaatacaaacaaagttcataaacaaaaaaaatgaacgaCAGTCGGGttaaaatccataaaaaaataatttggTCTCCTTAGATTTTCAGGGCATCACGTATCAAATACTCAAGGTAGTTTTAGCCTAGGCATCCCATAATAGTGAGTTCTTATGAAGCTGGATAGAAATACAATCTAGTTTGTCTAATTATGGCTATTAGAGAGGGAATGCAGCTGGTGGCACACATTGGAGTTACGGAAATTATAGTTGGAATTGATTCGCAATATGATCTTAACCTGTGTCTACACACTTATAATTGTACTTGGTTTTGTAAAGGTTTTTTGCGAGACATTTATCTTTTGTCTCTGGGTTTTGAACAAGTTTGCTTTAAATATCACTATAAAGCGGGTAACTTTTCTACtaatattttgattaaaaaaGCAGCAACTGATTGCATATTTAGTGTATGGATTGAACACCATCCTGATTTATTGTGTTTGGTTTTATATAGTGATGTTCCTTTCCTAGGTATATAAAAAATCatctagtttgtttgtttttgttaataAACTTCTGTTAGAGAAACCGTACTGTTGTTGCTATCAGCCgtatatggaaaaaaaaaacgagGTGCAGTCTCGGTTGCTAAAGTCGCGATATTCCCAAATTGCTGAACTGCTTTGCCGAATCTGGCAACCGAATATGGCAATTCTCAAATATGGCGAGACACACTTTTAAGAAGCGTGTAGGTTGGACGGTGTTTTAAAACACGTTAGATGTTGGACGTCATTTTAAAAAGCGCTTTGTAGGGAGGCGATATTTATAAATGCGTCTGTTTCGGGCGTTATTAAAAGTGCGCTTGTGGTGATTTTCTGATAAGGTGTTATTCCAAGAATACCACAGGCATCTTTTTTTTTAAACGAAATAAGAATTTTTGGACACCACATCTGATAATATTCGATTCAATAACTCTCGACGCATTCTAAAACGTCTGCGAAGGGTATGGgagaaaaatttgaatttttgtcAAAGTAATCATTCCAAAATTGCATGCCTCCTGCAATGTGATCTCTTTTTTATTTGTGAGTTTGTTCCGTGTGAAATTTTGAACAACAAAACCCATTGCAACTACTCGGTTTTTAACGTCTAATGCAACTATATCATCGTCTAACGAAGAAAACTCATCGGAAGagtaagaggaagaagagaaagaggtaGAGGGAGACTGAATAATGTCTTCATGTTAATGTCATAGTTTTGCATTGCTTGTTAATTACTTGGAAATTGAGTGTTGGTTTGAATGTGGCAGGATATTATTTGGAAATTAAGTGTTGGTGGCAAGATGTTTACATTTGTTGGGTTTTTATTGACATATCTTCAAATCTATTATTGGAATTCGGTTGACATGACAACACgattttaattttaataattattttgcAAATTTTTTGATGTTGATAA encodes:
- the LOC113351748 gene encoding uncharacterized protein LOC113351748, with product MKVNIKYHTSWRAKNIVLQNLYGSYEEQYKKIPAFCEMMKEKIPGSVASFSYGSTNNTFLSMTLCFKPVIEGFLDGCRKIIGLDAFHLYGKYGGVLMVATGLDGQNGLVPLGIMVCRNETIENWKIFLKDLKAILGENLHFTIISDKQKGISEACDKYFCLDEHRLCFRHLMKNLKKYFKSYSLRTHFWNAAKCYKKRHYQQHMDKLFAGDDKAALYLLDQKPECWSRSHFSNDSKCKHINNNFSESFNNMAKPFRDKPIITLGQMYASLVVGLFFKRRNECE